The following nucleotide sequence is from Scheffersomyces stipitis CBS 6054 chromosome 4, complete sequence.
GCTAGGAAGTTGGGATGAGAATTGGGCAACAACGACTTGCTGAACCAGACTTGTGACAACAACTTCCCGCGCAACTCCTTTTGGAAAGGAATCATCTCTAACAGAGCCAATTCCGCCTCAATTCTCTGGCGCTCTTTATCATTGTCTTGAATAGTATCGAGTTTCTTTCTCAATGAGTCCATTTCAAGCTCAATTTGCATCACAATAAATGCTTCTTTGTTGTTAAAGATTTCCTGGGAATTGATTCCATCAGGCATCAATCCCGGAATTTGACGACGACTCTGTGGAGAGTAGATCTCACCATACTCAATGTCTTTCACAGAATCTCCAAATATCTCTGGAAGTTCAAAACTGTCCACTTGTACATTTGGCTTGTTTATGGGAATGATAATGTTCTTGCTATCGCTAGTCTTATCAGGAACAAGTTTACTGAGAGGAACAGGAGGTTGTGGTTGACGAATGTAAGgcttcagcttcaaaaGGGAATCAGTCAATCTACCAGAATCGGACAAACCTTCAGGCTTTATAGGTTTCAGAActggttgttgaagttgttgggATTGTGGAGGAATCTGTTGTATCGGTACTGATACTTTCTGTTTCGATGCCTCCATCTTGATAGGCGGTTTACTATTATTAAGATTGTTCAAATTATTAACATCGGTGTTATTCTTAATTGACAAGTTCTGGTTTACATTTTGGCCCGGAATCATTCCCTTGTTGAGATTGCCCTGCTGCATTCCGATCACATTCTGGTTTAAGAGTCCATCGTTAGAAGGCTGCTGAAATCCAGGTCTTGCAGGAAGATATCCACCGCTAGGAACAGCAGATCTGTCGTTAGTAACAAACGAGATCAAATTCTGCGGAATAGGGGGATTGTTGGCTCCAGGCTTGTTCAAAAGATACTTGAGAGCCTGAAACTGCGACTTTACAAGTTGAAACTGTTGAGTGGTAAATGCAGATTCACTCGAACTTCCCTGGGAACCAGAACCGGTCCCAGATACTGTCCCAGGACCTCCAGAACTAGAAAGTGaaccagatccagaaccaGCACCACCATTGGTGCCATTCATACCATTGCTAgtattgttattgttgttaaACTGCATCTGGTTAAGTGATTGCGACTGAGGaaattgttgctgttgctgctgttgtggAGTCGGAATTTGGCTTGTGTTCATTGGTCCCGTGATCAAGTTCAGGTTCTGGACCTGAGGTGTGGAGCTATTGGAAGCACccatcaacgacttcatcTGGCCATAGttctgttgttgctggagCTGTGCTTGCACGTGCAGAGGTGTTCCCTGTGGATGGATACCCTGGTGTTGTTGCTGTGGAAGCAGTTGTGGAATTTGTTGGTTATTGAGTTGGCTCGAGCTTTGTGGGTTAAGGGCTGGATTttgttggttctggttctggagctgctgctgttgttgttgttgttgctgttgttgctgctgttgctgctgttgctgctgttgctgctgttgttgtctcaaGTTCGGATTTTGCTGGAGcatctgctgttgctggttgaaatatttcactatcttgttcaactgaGCAAATTCAGGAACATTGATGGCCTGGTCGCCAAACTGGGCCTTCAATTGTTTCCATCTGTCGACGATACGGTGGATGTCCTCACGTGTCAACTGGCGGTTCATCACGATTGATGGTGGTGTACTTCGCTGGTAAAGGTTGTGGTTTTATGAAAGAAGCATGTTAATTTCATggtattattattattgaattCACGAATTCTGGTGCGAGAGTAGATTATGTAATCCCAGTTTTGTGTCGTTTGGGCGTGGAGGCTCCACTAGAGTTCAAGTATAAGAACATTCTATACGGGCTATTTaagttgtttctactgTGGTCATACTTATGCTCTTGCTACTAGTCACATCAGCTACATTATCTCATTCATTAACCTCTCTTAGTGCTATAAACTTTCACAAGTCTAACTTAGTGGAAGACAGACATTGTGTCCTGCAGGTAGAGAAGGTATATCCTCTAGTTTTCACTATTATGGAAAATCTATAGACTCCCAGCCGTGGCTCttttttggaaaaggatGGAACAATGATTTCGGCATCGGCTGACGTATTCTGTCGCAAAACAAAACGTTCTTTCGGGAAATTTTCATACTAAATATGATTCTCAACTAGAACAACCATTCCTTGCTGGATATGCCAAATATATCGAGAAATTAATTCTCTACAACATATTGCGTAATAAATTTAGATACATTTCATCACGATCTTCGATGTCTTTTTATGGTTTCCATAACTCTCCATGTCCTCTTGGTGCAAAATTGATAGCATCGAatctctctttcttgacaTATTCGCCATGGCTTCCTGTTCTCTCAACAGCTACAACTCCCCGAACAGCATTCCTCTTAGggtttcttccttctttacGTCCACCTCTTCCCCTTCCTCTGTGGCTGGTAGGTACATGGTCCTTGAGCGAAGAATACGTGTAAACAGTAGTATCTACTGTGTTCTGCAAAATGTCACTGGCAGGATTGTACACTTCATTGATACCAAAGTGATTATGGGGATTGTATAAGCGCAACAGGCTGACGTCGTACTTTTggaacatcaacaactcggCCTCGTTGACGTTCATACAGTCGATGCCGAAACTGCGGGCCCAGATCTTGGTTATGGGGTCTTCTGTCACCAATTTCCAATGCTCTTCTGGGCTGGAGAACTTATTTCTCTCTACGTACATCTTATAGATACAAGTTCTGATCAAGAACCTGAGTCTCGTAGGCATCACGGCACGATTGTCTGAGTTAGCAAGGGCGTTCTGGTACGAAGGAGAGTTTTCGTACTGAATGTCATTGATATTCTCGTTGTGGCTATGACTAAACGACATTGTAGAGTTGAAATCATCTgccaaattgttgaactcgtGATCGTGGTCgtttgaagagttggcAGATCCAGAGCCAATGAGATACGAATCAAACTTGGTCTTGAAGTTTGGAAACTCCTTGATAAGTGGGGCATGCACTTTGTATCTCTGGCATTCGCTCCAATTAGGACCATCTTCgttctggttctgaatGTACAAGTCGTACCTTAGTGGACAATCGGCACTTTGCTCGATCTCATTCTCAAAGAACCTGTCAATGATACGAATAGCCTCACGGGCATTTATGGCAGCCATAGAAGTGCCTCTCttgacaaaatcaaactCATGCAAAGTATAGGAAGGAATGAAAATGTTTAACTGAATTCTTTCGTCCAGTGCAGCCATAGTGGTACGAACAAAGTCTTCGTTAAACCATCTCTTGATGTTTCCTATCCCACGGACAAAGGTTGAATGGTCTAGAATGAAGTTTGCAGTTCTTACAGTTTTCCCATCGTCTTCGTTCTCGTCTTTTTTGGTGTTCTTTTGGCTTgtagtttcttcaaattgcaCCAATTCGTCACCCTGaaagttttcttctgtcaGATCCGAATGATCAACACCGTCCGACTCGAACAGGTACACAGACATATCTAGGCATGTGACAGGAAGAATGGTTCAGGATTTAGGAATCTGTTGAGGATTTTGATTTGGCAGAAGAACTAGTAcacttgaaaaattcaggAGTGTATATTCCGTTTAGGCATTACTAGCTACTTAACTAATTCCAACATACTGAACAGactcatagttaagaaatGGAGTAGCTTAAAAGTTATATAGCTGGATTTTGGCATTACAATTGTTCATTGACTAAGACTTAAGGTAAAAAGCAGTCGAAGATGAAATAATTAAGTCTATAAATTTGACCATATATTCTCATTATCTGACCATATAGTACTTTCTATTCTCGTTCCCTATTATTTAATCTACATGTCTACAATTCATACTTCTCGTACCCGTTTATTAACTATATTGCTAAATATGCTCTACTGCTTGTTAGTATCATTCTAACATCGCACACTCTCTCAAACTCACGTCGCTAATATCCATCAGATAATAGTCAAAGGTTGTATTCATCGAGCTGAAAAGCTCTAACATTAGAGATGCCAGAAAAAACATACTTATACTAAAATGTTCATCCTGATATCGCGGCGTGAGTCTACAAaagatgttgaaggaaTCTGCACATACCTATTGTTGCTAAACGTGTTATGGTTGtttttttgaagaagaaacttaACCAAcaacagtgaaaaatttcccAGAGAAGATTTTTATAGCCATCAGAAAAATGTTCCGTGTGGTCATGTGATCGTTCTCGATtatttcaagaacaatcCCTGCGATTTTTTGTTAGGGCTCAGCTACTTTTACCCTCCATACAGGATCCAATATCTATATTAGAAATCTTCTGCAGttaatgaatttgttgGCTCTTCTAATACTGAATGTTAACTAGCATTCCATGTCATGAAATCAGCAAGAGGATTTAATTGAAATTTAgattttttatttttttatGCTCTTTTCTATGTATTTATTAAAAGCATTCAttatttttgcaataaATTTAGaaatagctgcgaaaattATCTAAAATTGTAATCATCATCTGAACTGACTTCTGAACTCACAGTAGACAAGGTTGGAGCACCTTCGAAAGACAACACGGGAGACGAATACAGACCCGTTTCCAACCTGGATACCAACTCttgcaacttgatcaatttgtCGTGAATATGCTCGATATCTCTGTTCAACACATCTTGTTTCTTGACTAAGGCTGATTTCCATTCTCTGAAGCGCAGCTCCTGGTTGCTTACAATACCAGACAAACCTGCTCTAATTTTCTTCTCGTAATAAGGAATTGATGGATGCTTGTTTCTTatgttttcttcaagtacCGTTAGAGGAATTCTGTTGTAAATCTTTAACTCTTGAAAACCATCGATTTTCGATAAATCGCCAAGATTTGAAGTATATCCCAGGTTAGCGCTTTCCACGAATCTGAAATGAAGactgtttcttctgtagttTTCATAATGAACTTCAGTGGAATTAATTAAGTCAAGCATATTTTCGCTCATGAGAATCTTGCGGAGCTGCACAAAATCACAGtgttcttcattttcaacttcagctaCCCCCCAAGGGTactttcttcctctaaCCATTTCTCCCTTTTCGTTAACATAGTACAAGTTGGAGCCGATTATAGAGAATGGCACCTGGGAATTGATTTTGGCAGAGACCTGAGAATCAAGAATAAGATCGCAGACATTGATATCTTGCAGACTCAATGTCATTTTGACCATATCTTTGAACTGCCTCAACTCATTCTTGTTGAGCGTATCTCCCTTACTGATAACAGGGATAAGGTTGACCCTTGAGGAGAGCTCTCTCATGGCAATGACATCCAAGGGCTTCAATCCACAGAGAGTAGGGACAATGAAGTACAAACAGACATGGACCCTATTATCTTCTCTCTTAATTCTTTCAGGTTGCTCTGATTGGAAGAGATACAACCTAAATTGCTCATCAATGTAGTCAGTAATAGGAGCCCAGTCAAATTGGTTATTGGTGTTCTTTCCAAATCCAGGTGTGTCCACAGTAGTTAATTCCAACTGAAATGTATCTTCGACTAACTTGTAGGTATTGACATCAATATTTGCAGTTCCTCTGTTATTTGTGTCCAGAGCATGTACCAAATCGCACCCAAAAAGAGTGTTAAGAAAAGTGGATTTGCCAGTTCCTTCTTGACCAGCAACCATGAGAGTGAACTTGGCTCCCTTTCTAGATGCCAATTCCTTACTCTGGAGAGGAAGATAGGAAAGACCAATTTTCCAGTTTTCATCTATTGTTTTATAGGAGGGAGGTAGTGTGACTGGATTGCTTTCGAGAGAGAGGGAAGAATCGTTTGAATCATCCGATTGGCTAATGATATTCATCGAAGGAGCCCTCAGCAAGTTTGCACCATCAGGTGTTGGTGTGAACTCTTCAGCAACCTGTTCAACTAGAATGAGTTTGGTAGATTCTCCTATCATGGACAAATCAATGGCTTCGGGGTCAACATCAGCGGCTACAGTGTCAAGAGAGGGGAGCGGAGTCACGATTGGAATTGGAGAAGGGAGGAGGATCAGATCCATGGAGGTGAGATGCTCGAAGATATCTGACATTTTTGCCAATTATACTTAAATACTTTGCAACTTTCAGATGTGTGTCTTTATGGCTATCACTAAGAGAGTATCATAGCTTTAGAGAGACATTCTGGAAGAAAGCCGCAATTGACTGCGAAAAGCAACAGGGTGCATTTCCTGCATATACAACACGAGGAAATGCTAAATACGCAACTAGCGCGCATTGTAAAATGCGCTACGGCTAGAGTAATTATAAGTTCATTTAGCTGAGCAGAGGTCCTCGGTCTAGACCAGTAAATAGGTAGTTCAGGGAAGCTTTTTCAAACTTACCAGATAAGGACTTTTATCTTTGCCTGCAGCCACAACTTAGCCACTGACAATGACTTTGTAATAGCACCACCAAGTTATTTTTGGATCGCGCAGCTgtgaaattgcaattgaaaaaataCTTGAGCTGCCTGTTACCTAATCCGGAATAATAATAAACATATCGTAAAAAGCCATTTTGCTCCCATTAATGCCCACTCCCACCAATGACCGGTCTAAAGTTAATGAGCTTCGCATATAATAGCACAATGGAGTCTTTCTGAGAAAACAAGGAATCTTCGTAATCACAGCATAACCGGGAAACACAGAAAAGGATTCTATTGTGATCCAGCCAAAGAATTGTACACTTTTTTTAaccattcttctttccttctttttAATCAAAAGTTGACTTCTGAACTCACCCTTTTCCTTGCTTATTCTAGATTGATTTACAGCAGCCAATGGGAGTCACTTTGCACCAGGTCAGATCACTAGACGACCTTAGTTTGGGCACTTCATCTCACACTCCCTTCTCGCAGAGTCCAAGCCCCAGCCCCAGCCGTGGACGAAGAGCCAGATCATCATCTCCAGTAAAAAACCGCCATAGTTTCCATTCAAACAGCTCTTCAAATGCAATCAACCCAGGAATCCTTGATATGAGACTAGCTAGTTTGCCGTTGGCTTCTCTGGTAGATATATTTTCCAAGGGCAACTCTTCCCAGGATCAACTTAGACTACTTTCCCGTTCTCCCATTGGAAAAAGACTTCATATCACTTCTCCAGATAGCCCTGATACCAAATACGTCATTCCTGTGCCATTCACACTTAAGCTTCCTCCCAAGCTCAGTCCGGTCAACATTGCCAAGGAGGAAATGGCTAACTCCAGATCTCTGTCTCCAGTCAGACCAATAAGTCCCGTGAGGAGCAGATCTCCATCCAAGTCACCCAAGCATAACAGGACTAAATTGGTCTACAACGGTAGCAGATATGAGAAAATAGATACACTGTCCGACGACGACGACTATGGCTATTCCACACAGGAGGAGCTCCAAAAGAGGATCGCTATACACCGTCGTCCAGTTCCTCCTCCAGTCGtctccaacaagaacaagtccATGAAGATGCTCCAGAACAATAATTTAGCGTCAGATCAACTTAGCAtaattgaagaaacctcCAACTACTCTGGTTCCAGACTGTCTAGTGTTAAAAGTAATGCCAAAAGCTTACCTCCACTTCCAAAAGATGACGCAGTTCAAGTAATTTCAACGACAAGTCCAATTCCAGTGCAGAAACCAGCTTACACTAATGTAAGAATCATGCCAACACCACAGACCAAAgtcaacaaagaaaaggaacTCCCAGCCCCTCATCAAAACTCCACCATTGATGCAAGGTCTGTTCCCAGAACTACAACGGAAGAGAACATCAACTTGCTCAACCTCTCCAATGCACCCATAGCTTGTAAGGAatcattgttgaaaattggTAAAAGGACTTTCTCTGATGAGTCCCAGGTATCTTCCGTCAGCTCCTTCAGTTCAGTAGGAGATGTCATGAGCTTCCATCGTCAGCCTTCCAGAGTGAGAAACAACAATGATAGGACTAACAATGCAGTTTTCATGCCTCGTGACCACAAGCAACTGGCAATTCCCAATAGTTGTCAAAATCAAACAGATAGAAAcgcttcatcttcatcctcgtcttcttctatgAGTGAAAACTCAGAAAGCTCGTGGGACTCATTGCAAAGATCAGTGGACCTCTCTCTTGGAGCTGGTTCTGATTCTGAACCTATTGCAACCTCTGGAAAAGCTACCACTCCAATTGTGCCATACCCacaagatgatgacgattGGGAGGATGCCTCTAGTAGTGAAGGAAGTACCGATTCATCGGAAAGTAGTGATGTTTCTGAGCTGAGTGCTGAGGATTCTCTGATATCCGAATCTTATGAGTCTACTGAGGTCATTCAACCTCTCAAAATCAGTAGAAATCCCCCGATTTCTCCTCATGAAACTGTCAATGAAATAAAGGACACTTTACCTGAGATTCACATTCAGCAAAATCGACAAGTTCCAAAGGATTTGGAGACAGGTGCCTACGACAGCGAAAATGATGGAGCAGGCTCTAACTTCAGCTTTCCTAATACAAGCgagaacatcaccaatGATAGCAGAATCCGTCAATTAGCTCGTTCATCCAATTCATTGAAGTCCACAAGATCTAGATTTAGTTACATGTCCAACAACggtcaaattgaaatacCAGACTTGTCAGATAAATCAGTCACTGACTATTACTCGACTGGTAGATCTACTACTTCCTACAATGGTACTACTTTTGATGATGTGAAATCTGATTCTTCCATGTCTACAGATGTGGATGATGCTACCCAGTTGGGTCCAATGGAGTTCCCATCTAAGGAAGCTAAGGCTGTAATGAAACAGCAATTCAAGTTAATGCATAACGATATCGATTCAGACACCGACATAGAGTCTACTAAGTATTCCCTTTACTCTCAACCACGAATTTCCAAGACTCTTCCCTCCATCGCTGTGACTAGTTCAATCGATTCTGCACCCATTTCCAAGATTGAAATGGCTGCTAGAAATCGTTCCAGAATGTCTCCTGTCAGACACTCTCGTCATAAGTCCATGTACAACATTGACTTCAATAATACTGAGGTAGTTGCACT
It contains:
- a CDS encoding predicted protein, whose product is MSVYSFESDGVDHSDSTEENFQGDELVQFEETTSQKNTKKDENEDDGKTVRTANFILDHSTFVRGIGNIKRWFNEDFVRTTMAASDERIQLNIFIPSYTLHEFDFVKRGTSMAAINAREAIRIIDRFFENEIEQSADCPLRYDLYIQNQNEDGPNWSECQRYKVHAPLIKEFPNFKTKFDSYLIGSGSANSSNDHDHEFNNLADDFNSTMSFSHSHNENINDIQYENSPSYQNALANSDNRAVMPTRLRFLIRTCIYKMYVERNKFSSPEEHWKLVTEDPITKIWARSFGIDCMNVNEAELLMFQKYDVSSLRLYNPHNHFGINEVYNPASDILQNTVDTTVYTYSSLKDHVPTSHRGRGRGGRKEGRNPKRNAVRGVVAVERTGSHGEYVKKERFDAINFAPRGHGELWKP
- a CDS encoding predicted protein (go_function GTP binding~go_process cell cycle): IDENWKIGLSYLPLQSKELASRKGAKFTLMVAGQEGTGKSTFLNTLFGCDLVHASDTNNRGTANIDVNTYKLVEDTFQLELTTVDTPGFGKNTNNQFDWAPITDYIDEQFRLYLFQSEQPERIKREDNRVHVCLYFIVPTLCGLKPLDVIAMRELSSRVNLIPVISKGDTLNKNELRQFKDMVKMTLSSQDINVCDLILDSQVSAKINSQVPFSIIGSNLYYVNEKGEMVRGRKYPWGVAEVENEEHCDFVQLRKILMSENMLDLINSTEVHYENYRRNSLHFRFVESANSGYTSNLGDLSKIDGFQELKIYNRIPLTVLEENIRNKHPSIPYYEKKIRAGLSGIVSNQESRFREWKSALVKKQDVLNRDIEHIHDKLIKLQELVSRLET